The genomic DNA GACAGTCTCGCATCCTGTATCACTCCAATCTCCCTGTGATTCCATATTATCCACCACGTTACTCAGACACTTTGGGGACAGGGACTCTCCAACACGTGTACAATTACGAGGTGTGCAGGACGACTGACTCCAGAAAGAGTGACTGTAAGTTCGGCAGAGCTGGTAGTCAGAACGTGCTGATAATGGACCCCAGTTCTACAGGGACGATGCAGCGgatacagagtgaaaagagCATCCTGGATGATCCAGACTCTCCTCTAGAGGTCAGACTGCTTTAATTCCGTCTTCGTGATTTAAAATGTTATCAATgttaagccgcctacacatgatcagTGGCAAAACCGCGAGGTTATGGCGAAGAGCAAAGAGGCAAAGCGCAGCAAAGGAACGTTCTGGAATTGGTTGCGCCCATGGTTGCGCCATGAAAGGTCAACGTCAACGaagtcaaagttgaaataattttatCTTTGAGCGCAGCGCGGCAATTACGAGCGGTGTGCGACGCTCTCCCCATAGGAAATCAATGGAACAGCCTGCGCAGATCGGTTTTGCCCCAGATCATGTGTAGGTCGCTTTACACAACTATTTTTTGAGTAACAAACAGGGGATCAAACAATTATGAGGGGCATTTTGTGTTAAGGTAGTTTTATGCTTTAACAATGTAAAGTAGTTacttttggtaacactttacaataaggtacataaaaaataggtagttaatgattagttactgtttttgaaagggtagttaccctttttgaaaagggtagttaccctttttgaaaagggtagttatcCTTTtacagaagggtagttaccctttttcaaaagggtagttaccctttttcagaagggtagttaccctttttcagaagggtagttaccctttttgaaaagggtagttacccttttttcagaagggtagttaccctttttgaaaagggtagttaccctttttcagaagggtaacgaatggttagttaccctttttcagaagggtagttaccctttttcaaaagggtagttaccctttttcagaagggtagttaccctttttcagaagggtagttaccctttacttttttcagacattttgtGCTAACTTCGTCTGCTTTCCTCAAAGGAATTTGAAATACTCTACATTTTAACTTCAATCTGTCTTCTTATAGGACGCGATGTATTGGTTTTATAATGATtatagtttattattattattagtagtagtagtagtagtagtagtagttagtATGAGTTTTCCAGTTAATATTGCTCTTCATGGCATCACGTTATCCGAACGACAGCTCGTGCAGTCTGGGAGTTCGGTCTCTCATTCAGAGTTAATTCACATCAGAACTGCGGACGGTGACATGCATAGGACAGCCGCATGTTTAACCTGTCTGTCAACTTCTGTTTCCACAGTTTTAATATCGGTCTCTTTCTGTGtcgttgtcattttttttgtcaataattatcattatgtaaataaaccttttaaTTTTCCAAGATATTTGTTTTCCTTTCCGATCTTTCAATTTGATTTTGAATTCACCCAATCGCTGATATATCTGCAAGATCTGATTAACATGGTTTCATTCACTCTGTATCTATTATCTTTGAATATATTTAGTAAAACGGTCTAAACAGTAAACACGATACATTTAAATGTCTTCCAGTAGTCGTTTGTAATGTCCAAAATATTACTTATGTGTTGTAAATACATTTCCAGATAGTTTACACTGAGGTCGCCTGAGCTGAATTTTAGTCGGTGTTCTGCAGTTTTATAATATGGACTCTTAGGGCCGCTGTTGACCAGAGTGTTGATGAATGAGAGCAGGGTTGTAGCAGCACCTCCCATGTAACATCGCCACAGTACAGAGAGAACACGACGGGAAAGAACAGACAGTTCTGTTTGTGGAGCATTTttgaaaaagaagaggaaagatTTTGATCTGGAAGACATTTGCTTCCAATGAGTGGATTACGCAGCTGTTCATTTGAGATTTGACActgttgtgtctgtttttgtttggaATATAAGCAGACTGTGGACTCTCACTGGGGAAAACGGATAGAACAATGAATCGGCAAGTGATTTTGTTTATCTCTCTCATTTTCCTCGACTCGGTGTTCGGGCAGGTCAGCTACTCTATTCCAGAGGAAATGGCGAAAGGCTCTTTGGTGGGCAATATAGCGCAAGATTTAGGTCTAGAAATAAAACGTTTGATATCAGGTAAAGCTAAGATCTATACGAGGAACACCGACGAGTACATCGAGctgagcagagaaaggggagtcCTCCTCGTCAAAGAGAGAATCGACAGAGAGGTGCTGTGTACAGAGACGGCGCTTTGCGCTTTACATTTTCAGATTATTTTGGAGAATCCTATGGAGTTTTACACTGTTACCGTCCAGATCACAGATATCAATGATAATTCACCGACCTTTGAGAAAAATGAGATGAAATTCAAAATTAGCGAGTCGGCGATCAACGGAGCAAAATTTGTGCTAGAACGGGCTGTGGATCTTGATGTTGGAATTAATGATATTCAAAACTACAATTTAAAACCAACAGATAATTTTGCTCTGAAACTGCACAGTACATCTGATGGAAATAAAAACGTTGAAATTGTGCTACAAAAACCTTTAGATAGAGAGAAACAAGAGCAGATATCTCTTGTGTTAACGGCTGTAGATGGAGGAGAGCCGCAGATGTCAGGAACAATGCTGATTGTCATTACAGTTTTAGACGTCAATGATAACGCCCCCGTTTTTACACAGCCAACATACAAGGCCACAGTTACTGAGAACTCACCTAAAGGCACAGTTGTTGCCACTGTTACAGCCTCAGATGCAGATCAGGGTTCCAACGGTGAAATAACTTATTCAATCACAAATACACTGGACAATATCAGGAAGTTATTTGAGGTAACTAAAGAAAACGGCGAAGTTTCATTAATTGGAAACATTGACTTCGAAAAGTcaagacactttgaaataaatgtaCTTGCTAGTGACGATGGAGGACTCACAGACTCTTGTAAATTGATTGTTGATGTACAAGACGTCAATGACAACAAGCCTGAAATCAACATAATGTCAAAGTCAACTGTGATATCAGAGGATGCCAAACTCAATACAGTTGTTACAATGATAAATATTGAGGACTTAGATTCAGGAGAAAATGGAAACGTGAAATGCTTCATTAGCGAAAATATACCTTTCACTCTGAAAACATCGACAAATAATTTCTATAGTTTAGTGACAGACAGTGatttagacagagagagagcttcTGAGTATAATATAACTGTGAGCTGCTCTGATGAGGGAGTGCCCTCCCTCTCCAGCAGCGTCACTCTCACCTTACAGATCTCTGATGTGAATGATAACGCGCCTGTCTTTGAGAGGAGCTCATATGAGGCCTACATTGTAGAAAACAACACACCAGGTCTCTCTATATTCACAGTAAAAGCCAGAGACGCTGACTGGAACCAGAATGCCCGTGTTTCTTACATACTGGAGGACTCCTCTGTTAACGGAGTGCCAGTCTCCTCATATGTGTCCGTTAGTGCTGATAGTGGAGTCATCCATGCAGTGCGCTCTTTTGACTACGAGCAGATCAAAGACTTCCACTTCTGCGTCAAAGCGCAGGATGGAGGCTCTCCTCCACTCAGTAGCAAtgtgactgtgaaaatactgatCCAGGACCAGAACGACAACCCTCCTCAGGTTCTGTACCCAGTCCAGACTGGTGGCTCTCTGGTGGCTGAAATGGTGCCTCGTTCAGCAGATGTGGGCTATCTGGTCACTAAAGTGGTGGCTGTTGATGTGGACTCTGGACAGAATGCCTGGCTCTCCTATAAACTGCAGAAAGCCACAGACAGGGCGCTGTTTGAAGTGGGCTTACAGAATGGAGAAATAAGAACTATCCGCCAAGTCACTGATAAAGATGCTGTGAAACAAAGACTGACTGTTATAGTGGAGGACAACGGGCAGCCCTCTCGTTCAGCTACAGTCATTGTTAACGTGGCGGTGGCGGACAGCTTCCCTGAAGTGCTGTCTGAGTTCACTGACTTTACGCACGACAAGGACTACAATGACAACCTGACGTTTTACTTAGTGTTGGCTTTGGCTGTagtttccttcctcttcatcacgTGTTTAGTGGTTATTatatcagtgaaaatctacagATGGAGACAGTCTCGCATCCTGTATCACTCTAATCTCCCTGTGATTCCATATTATCCACCACGTTACTCAGACACTTTGGGGACAGGGACTCTCCAACACGTGTACAATTACGAGGTGTGCAGGACGACTGACTCCAGAAAGAGTGACTGTAAGTTCGGCAGAGCTGGTAGTCAGAACGTGCTGATAATGGACCCCACTTCTACAGGGACGATGCAGCGGATACAGAGTGAAAAGAACATCCTGGATGAACCAGACTCTCCTGTTGAGGTGAGGCCTCCGTTATAAAGCAATTATTGAATTAATATATCCATTTAGCAATAAAGAAAAACTGACACTAATTACTGGTTGTAGCTGATTTTCTTCAGTGTGCTGTAATAAATGCGTTttagcaccacggacagcgctAGACGAAACATCGTAAATGAGGTCAATGCAGGATTGTTGCAGGAGTTCAGTTACcctatatttctatattttggCTTGCATTCTTCTAGGtgcaccttgtgtgtgtgtgtgtgtgtgtgtgtgtgtgtgtgtgtgtgtgtttgtgtgtgtgtttgtttgtatgtgtccGAGTTTCTGTGTTATCGTGGTGTACTTTTTAAGTAGAATCCCCTGCTAGCAGCAAGTAGTGTAGTCAAATTGACATACAGTGGTCTTATTCAGACACGTTCATCCTGTTTCTGGCTTTTCATTCTTTGTgctttcataatttttttaaaacgaGTTTGGCAAAAAGGAGAAACATGTTAAACAATGCGTTTGTTTCCAGCActttgaaaaatatattttttaacattacaatGCCTGGACTTCTTAACTCCCAGTCTTTTGCAGTTTCGTGTTCTGTACTCTTAGGGACGCTGTTGGCCAGCGTGTGGTAGTTTCACTGCAGATCTCAGCAGCACCTCCCAGATCATTTAGATTTCTGAAAAGCAAGGTCGAGACAATGCACAGTTCAAAATACTGAAGACACTTCACACACTCACTGGAGTTGGAAATATATTGATCGACATTTCTGTTGCCGCTTCCTCGTTCTTTTTCCTCCAGTGTGTGGAAGACAACTGTCTTTTTTGCGGATTATTTTCTGATTCTTTTTGATCGTAGAGAAACGTTGAACGAGACAATGAGACGGCAAGTACTATTGTTTTTCTCgatgctctctctctgtttcgTGCTTGGGCAGGTCAGCTATTCTATTCCCGAGGAAATATCAAAAGGCTCGTTGATTGGCAACATAGCACAAGATTTAggtttagatttaaaaagactgaaaacaggaaAAGCACGCTTGCATGTTGGAAACAGCGCTAAATACATcgagttgaataaagaaaagggAGTCCTTCTCATCAAAGAGAGAATGGACAGAGAGGCGTTATGCAAACAAATTACTCCTTGtgctttacattttcaaataattttGGAAAACCCCATCGAGTTTTATCGCGTTACGGTAGAAATAACAGATATAAACGACAACGCTCCtctatttaaaatgaataatatgCTATTCGAGATTAGCGAATCGGCTGTTAGGGGTGCCAAATTTGTATTAGAGAAAGCATTAGATTATGATGTCGGTATAAATGGGCTCAAAAGCTATTCCCTTAACCCAACAGATAATTTCGTTTTGAAACTCAACAACAACGCAGGTGGAGAAAAGGAGGTAGAGATGGTCTTGGAGAAACCTCTTGATCGTGAGAAACAAGAACAACTGACTCTAACACTAACAGCCGTCGACGGAGGTGAACCTCCGCTGTCAGGGACAGTGCAAATTCACGTAACTGTGTTAGATGTGAATGACAACGCTCCATTGTTTACGCAATCAACATATGAAGCTACTTTGATGGAAAACTCCCAGAAGGGAACTTCATTGATG from Perca fluviatilis chromosome 10, GENO_Pfluv_1.0, whole genome shotgun sequence includes the following:
- the LOC120567191 gene encoding protocadherin gamma-A5-like isoform X12, with the protein product MNRQVILFISLIFLDSVFGQVSYSIPEEMAKGSLVGNIAQDLGLEIKRLISGKAKIYTRNTDEYIELSRERGVLLVKERIDREVLCTETALCALHFQIILENPMEFYTVTVQITDINDNSPTFEKNEMKFKISESAINGAKFVLERAVDLDVGINDIQNYNLKPTDNFALKLHSTSDGNKNVEIVLQKPLDREKQEQISLVLTAVDGGEPQMSGTMLIVITVLDVNDNAPVFTQPTYKATVTENSPKGTVVATVTASDADQGSNGEITYSITNTLDNIRKLFEVTKENGEVSLIGNIDFEKSRHFEINVLASDDGGLTDSCKLIVDVQDVNDNKPEINIMSKSTVISEDAKLNTVVTMINIEDLDSGENGNVKCFISENIPFTLKTSTNNFYSLVTDSDLDRERASEYNITVSCSDEGVPSLSSSVTLTLQISDVNDNAPVFERSSYEAYIVENNTPGLSIFTVKARDADWNQNARVSYILEDSSVNGVPVSSYVSVSADSGVIHAVRSFDYEQIKDFHFCVKAQDGGSPPLSSNVTVKILIQDQNDNPPQVLYPVQTGGSLVAEMVPRSADVGYLVTKVVAVDVDSGQNAWLSYKLQKATDRALFEVGLQNGEIRTIRQVTDKDAVKQRLTVIVEDNGQPSRSATVIVNVAVADSFPEVLSEFTDFTHDKDYNDNLTFYLVLALAVVSFLFITCLVVIISVKIYRWRQSRILYHSNLPVIPYYPPRYSDTLGTGTLQHVYNYEVCRTTDSRKSDCKFGRAGSQNVLIMDPTSTGTMQRIQSEKNILDEPDSPVEQKPPNNDWRFTQGPRPGPSGPHMPYGTHIRWTPKSGTRATGGPEVAMGTGPWPQPPTEAEQLQALMAAANEVSEATATLGPGTMGLSTRYSPQFTLQHVPDYRQNVYIPGSTATLTSNPQQQQATAQQAAQQALPPPQASAQPEPPKAAQTPASKKKSTKKEKK
- the LOC120567191 gene encoding protocadherin gamma-A5-like isoform X24 translates to MNRQVILFISLIFLDSVFGQVSYSIPEEMAKGSLVGNIAQDLGLEIKRLISGKAKIYTRNTDEYIELSRERGVLLVKERIDREVLCTETALCALHFQIILENPMEFYTVTVQITDINDNSPTFEKNEMKFKISESAINGAKFVLERAVDLDVGINDIQNYNLKPTDNFALKLHSTSDGNKNVEIVLQKPLDREKQEQISLVLTAVDGGEPQMSGTMLIVITVLDVNDNAPVFTQPTYKATVTENSPKGTVVATVTASDADQGSNGEITYSITNTLDNIRKLFEVTKENGEVSLIGNIDFEKSRHFEINVLASDDGGLTDSCKLIVDVQDVNDNKPEINIMSKSTVISEDAKLNTVVTMINIEDLDSGENGNVKCFISENIPFTLKTSTNNFYSLVTDSDLDRERASEYNITVSCSDEGVPSLSSSVTLTLQISDVNDNAPVFERSSYEAYIVENNTPGLSIFTVKARDADWNQNARVSYILEDSSVNGVPVSSYVSVSADSGVIHAVRSFDYEQIKDFHFCVKAQDGGSPPLSSNVTVKILIQDQNDNPPQVLYPVQTGGSLVAEMVPRSADVGYLVTKVVAVDVDSGQNAWLSYKLQKATDRALFEVGLQNGEIRTIRQVTDKDAVKQRLTVIVEDNGQPSRSATVIVNVAVADSFPEVLSEFTDFTHDKDYNDNLTFYLVLALAVVSFLFITCLVVIISVKIYRWRQSRILYHSNLPVIPYYPPRYSDTLGTGTLQHVYNYEVCRTTDSRKSDCKFGRAGSQNVLIMDPTSTGTMQRIQSEKNILDEPDSPVEQKPPNNDWRFTQGPRPGPSGATGGPEVAMGTGPWPQPPTEAEQLQALMAAANEVSEATATLGPGTMGLSTRYSPQFTLQHVPDYRQNVYIPGSTATLTSNPQQQQATAQQAAQQALPPPQASAQPEPPKAAQTPASKKKSTKKEKK